In a single window of the Entelurus aequoreus isolate RoL-2023_Sb linkage group LG16, RoL_Eaeq_v1.1, whole genome shotgun sequence genome:
- the si:rp71-39b20.4 gene encoding potassium voltage-gated channel subfamily V member 2 isoform X2 — MLRDKHCSFSTSAKMETITPRLKLLKKRRSSLFVTIKREMSFSKSIEEQEAEFPFSQDSSIKLWTSMDNLDNPDGQKPRGKDAPNLRKSNIVNLNVGGKVFHIPKHLVLRHPKTRIGVLAMCQDPVKRLTLCDDYSVQNNEFFFDRDPTFFHYIFHFYCSNVLWVMDSLCPINFEEEMSFWGLKLKDTPRCCRILFEEKVDDIRDQLKVNQELIDEIKPHQDDYGYKEMFLGGFRKILWDLMENPYSSMSAKAFAVFSSLFVLISIVSMTLNTVKELRQYKLAGKTYMEWVEVSSILFFTLEYFLRLLTTSDIKHFVKSALNFVDVVAVMPYFIQIMFETFVIDSEDLSQKEDLKAMARVSKVSKVLKVVKLMRIFRILKLARHSTGMRAFGFTIRQCSEQVCCLFLFIAMGIFTFSALMHSVEVDQPGTPFSSIPDAWWWAAVSISTVGYGDVVPISYLGRCVAFGCISFGIILNGMPISILFNKFSDYYAKLKEQEYTFSNTERAFHLQKRLRNKCDSCFTPQAEDSDDEIHYRPSGRQTLSEEEEEAQE, encoded by the exons ATGCTAAGAGACAAGCACTGCAGCTTTTCAACCT ctGCCAAGATGGAGACTATAACACCTCGGTTGAAGTTGCTGAAGAAGCGGCGCTCCAGCCTCTTTGTTACGATCAAACGGGAAATGAGCTTTTCGAAAAGCATTGAGGAGCAGGAAGCTGAATTCCCGTTTTCCCAGGACAGTTCTATAAAGCTCTGGACGTCCATGGACAACCTGGACAATCCCGATGGACAGAAACCTCGGGGAAAAGATGCACCAAACCTGAGGAAATCCAACATAGTTAACCTCAACGTGGGTGGAAAGGTGTTCCACATCCCCAAACATTTGGTCCTCAGACACCCAAAAACCAGGATAGGAGTTCTTGCCATGTGCCAAGATCCCGTCAAGCGGCTGACGCTCTGTGACGACTACAGCGTTCAGAACAACGAATTCTTTTTTGACCGAGACCCAACGTTTTTCCACTACATCTTCCACTTTTACTGCAGCAATGTCTTGTGGGTGATGGACAGTCTCTGCCCCATCAACTTTGAAGAAGAGATGTCCTTCTGGGGCCTGAAATTGAAGGACACTCCCAG GTGCTGCCGTATTCTGTTTGAGGAGAAAGTGGATGACATAAGAGACCAACTGAAGGTCAACCAGGAGCTTATTGACGAGATTAAGCCTCACCAGGACGACTACGGATACAAGGAAATGTTTCTTGGCGGCTTCCGGAAGATTCTCTGGGACCTAATGGAGAACCCTTACTCGTCCATGTCCGCCAAAGCTTTTGCCGTGTTCTCCAGTCTCTTTGTGCTCATCTCAATCGTCTCCATGACGTTGAACACGGTGAAGGAGCTCAGGCAGTACAAACTGGCCGGCAAAACCTACATGGAGTGGGTTGAAGTGAGTTCCATCCTCTTCTTCACTCTGGAGTACTTTCTGCGTTTGCTCACCACCTCTGACATCAAACACTTCGTCAAGAGCGCCCTCAACTTTGTGGACGTGGTGGCCGTCATGCCCTATTTCATCCAGATTATGTTTGAGACTTTTGTCATCGATTCGGAGGACTTAAGCCAGAAGGAAGATTTGAAGGCCATGGCGAGGGTCAGCAAAGTCAGCAAGGTGCTCAAAGTCGTCAAGCTCATGCGCATCTTCCGTATCCTCAAGCTGGCTCGTCACTCCACAGGCATGAGGGCCTTTGGCTTCACCATTCGCCAATGTTCGGAGCAG GTGTGTTGTCTGTTTCTCTTCATCGCCATGGGCATCTTCACCTTCTCAGCTCTCATGCACTCCGTGGAGGTGGACCAGCCTGGGACGCCATTCAGCAGCATCCCGGATGCCTGGTGGTGGGCAGCG GTGAGCATCTCCACCGTGGGCTACGGAGACGTGGTCCCCATCTCCTATCTGGGCCGCTGCGTGGCCTTTGGCTGCATCTCCTTCGGCATAATCCTCAACGGCATGCCCATCTCCATTCTTTTCAACAAGTTCTCCGACTACTACGCCAAGCTGAAGGAGCAAGAATACACCTTTTCCAACACCGAGCGGGCCTTCCATCTCCAGAAGCGCCTGCGGAACAAGTGCGACAGCTGCTTCACGCCGCAGGCGGAGGACTCGGACGACGAGATCCACTATCGGCCCAGCGGAAGGCAAACCCtctcggaggaggaggaggaggcgcagGAGTGA
- the si:rp71-39b20.4 gene encoding potassium voltage-gated channel subfamily V member 2 isoform X1, which produces MLRDKHCSFSTCKHFSYCSPRTRFCFPGGSLEYCCNSPKSVFLFCLKAAKMETITPRLKLLKKRRSSLFVTIKREMSFSKSIEEQEAEFPFSQDSSIKLWTSMDNLDNPDGQKPRGKDAPNLRKSNIVNLNVGGKVFHIPKHLVLRHPKTRIGVLAMCQDPVKRLTLCDDYSVQNNEFFFDRDPTFFHYIFHFYCSNVLWVMDSLCPINFEEEMSFWGLKLKDTPRCCRILFEEKVDDIRDQLKVNQELIDEIKPHQDDYGYKEMFLGGFRKILWDLMENPYSSMSAKAFAVFSSLFVLISIVSMTLNTVKELRQYKLAGKTYMEWVEVSSILFFTLEYFLRLLTTSDIKHFVKSALNFVDVVAVMPYFIQIMFETFVIDSEDLSQKEDLKAMARVSKVSKVLKVVKLMRIFRILKLARHSTGMRAFGFTIRQCSEQVCCLFLFIAMGIFTFSALMHSVEVDQPGTPFSSIPDAWWWAAVSISTVGYGDVVPISYLGRCVAFGCISFGIILNGMPISILFNKFSDYYAKLKEQEYTFSNTERAFHLQKRLRNKCDSCFTPQAEDSDDEIHYRPSGRQTLSEEEEEAQE; this is translated from the exons ATGCTAAGAGACAAGCACTGCAGCTTTTCAACCTGTAAGCACTTTTCTTATTGCTCTCCGAGAACAAGATTCTGTTTTCCTGGTGGTTCCTTGGAATATTGTTGCAATTCaccaaaaagtgtttttttgttttgtttgaaagctGCCAAGATGGAGACTATAACACCTCGGTTGAAGTTGCTGAAGAAGCGGCGCTCCAGCCTCTTTGTTACGATCAAACGGGAAATGAGCTTTTCGAAAAGCATTGAGGAGCAGGAAGCTGAATTCCCGTTTTCCCAGGACAGTTCTATAAAGCTCTGGACGTCCATGGACAACCTGGACAATCCCGATGGACAGAAACCTCGGGGAAAAGATGCACCAAACCTGAGGAAATCCAACATAGTTAACCTCAACGTGGGTGGAAAGGTGTTCCACATCCCCAAACATTTGGTCCTCAGACACCCAAAAACCAGGATAGGAGTTCTTGCCATGTGCCAAGATCCCGTCAAGCGGCTGACGCTCTGTGACGACTACAGCGTTCAGAACAACGAATTCTTTTTTGACCGAGACCCAACGTTTTTCCACTACATCTTCCACTTTTACTGCAGCAATGTCTTGTGGGTGATGGACAGTCTCTGCCCCATCAACTTTGAAGAAGAGATGTCCTTCTGGGGCCTGAAATTGAAGGACACTCCCAG GTGCTGCCGTATTCTGTTTGAGGAGAAAGTGGATGACATAAGAGACCAACTGAAGGTCAACCAGGAGCTTATTGACGAGATTAAGCCTCACCAGGACGACTACGGATACAAGGAAATGTTTCTTGGCGGCTTCCGGAAGATTCTCTGGGACCTAATGGAGAACCCTTACTCGTCCATGTCCGCCAAAGCTTTTGCCGTGTTCTCCAGTCTCTTTGTGCTCATCTCAATCGTCTCCATGACGTTGAACACGGTGAAGGAGCTCAGGCAGTACAAACTGGCCGGCAAAACCTACATGGAGTGGGTTGAAGTGAGTTCCATCCTCTTCTTCACTCTGGAGTACTTTCTGCGTTTGCTCACCACCTCTGACATCAAACACTTCGTCAAGAGCGCCCTCAACTTTGTGGACGTGGTGGCCGTCATGCCCTATTTCATCCAGATTATGTTTGAGACTTTTGTCATCGATTCGGAGGACTTAAGCCAGAAGGAAGATTTGAAGGCCATGGCGAGGGTCAGCAAAGTCAGCAAGGTGCTCAAAGTCGTCAAGCTCATGCGCATCTTCCGTATCCTCAAGCTGGCTCGTCACTCCACAGGCATGAGGGCCTTTGGCTTCACCATTCGCCAATGTTCGGAGCAG GTGTGTTGTCTGTTTCTCTTCATCGCCATGGGCATCTTCACCTTCTCAGCTCTCATGCACTCCGTGGAGGTGGACCAGCCTGGGACGCCATTCAGCAGCATCCCGGATGCCTGGTGGTGGGCAGCG GTGAGCATCTCCACCGTGGGCTACGGAGACGTGGTCCCCATCTCCTATCTGGGCCGCTGCGTGGCCTTTGGCTGCATCTCCTTCGGCATAATCCTCAACGGCATGCCCATCTCCATTCTTTTCAACAAGTTCTCCGACTACTACGCCAAGCTGAAGGAGCAAGAATACACCTTTTCCAACACCGAGCGGGCCTTCCATCTCCAGAAGCGCCTGCGGAACAAGTGCGACAGCTGCTTCACGCCGCAGGCGGAGGACTCGGACGACGAGATCCACTATCGGCCCAGCGGAAGGCAAACCCtctcggaggaggaggaggaggcgcagGAGTGA